A stretch of the Afipia sp. P52-10 genome encodes the following:
- a CDS encoding cell wall metabolism sensor histidine kinase WalK — protein sequence MTSINRTLMWWLSLAAGVIFVAMVVSILGTIHVTSWDPARICRAAVSIVAKTMTQASGPNASLIFSETDDFSALNASSPELWFAASKGAEVFEFNRDRRPQLPFEVPYQGSATRAIFANANAEQTVCLDVVETPASGLVLTVAGAQPTFGMSLKHRFSTVMMVSLAIVGSAFAAIVAIGVFLAGRFVKRSIARVTKMAIAIDPAAPQGSIPLADVPLELQSLVKSLNGAFDEIATFLERERRFLGNAAHELRTPLAILRTKLEGVTDSKLRATLVLDTRRLTSLVSAMLDLSRLKGAELQRNPVDLAEVTRDVLADYGPLALDQGMDLSLISDCDKPIIVLGSKEAIRSAIANLVGNALVHAYGARTIVARLYRDGAVSICDDGRPVAQDQASGRSMVVKSAALEHSGTGLGLPIVREIMAAHQGRLSMTTTPGGGTTAHLVFDTNLEETP from the coding sequence TTGACGTCGATCAACCGCACCCTGATGTGGTGGCTGAGCCTGGCCGCTGGCGTGATATTTGTCGCGATGGTGGTGTCGATATTGGGAACCATCCATGTCACGAGCTGGGATCCAGCCCGGATTTGTAGGGCGGCGGTCTCCATCGTTGCCAAAACCATGACCCAAGCTTCGGGGCCGAATGCATCTTTGATATTCTCTGAGACCGATGATTTCTCCGCTCTGAACGCCAGCAGTCCGGAGCTGTGGTTTGCAGCATCGAAGGGGGCAGAGGTCTTTGAGTTCAATCGTGACCGACGCCCGCAGCTTCCCTTTGAGGTTCCCTATCAGGGATCCGCAACGAGGGCGATCTTCGCAAATGCTAACGCTGAACAGACCGTCTGCCTGGACGTGGTCGAGACGCCGGCGAGCGGCCTTGTCTTAACTGTCGCTGGTGCTCAGCCGACCTTTGGCATGTCGCTCAAGCACCGATTTTCGACCGTCATGATGGTGAGCTTGGCTATCGTCGGCTCGGCCTTTGCCGCGATCGTGGCGATCGGCGTCTTTCTTGCCGGCAGATTTGTCAAGCGTAGCATCGCGCGTGTGACAAAGATGGCGATCGCCATCGATCCCGCTGCCCCGCAAGGTTCAATCCCTCTCGCGGATGTCCCGCTCGAACTTCAGAGTCTTGTTAAGTCGTTGAACGGCGCCTTCGATGAGATCGCGACCTTCTTGGAACGCGAGCGCCGGTTTCTCGGAAACGCTGCGCATGAGCTTCGTACGCCATTGGCGATATTGAGAACAAAACTCGAAGGCGTGACCGATAGCAAACTGAGAGCGACGCTCGTTCTGGATACGCGTCGCCTCACATCGCTCGTGTCCGCCATGCTTGATCTCTCGCGGCTGAAGGGTGCTGAGCTGCAAAGAAATCCGGTCGACCTCGCAGAGGTCACGCGCGATGTCCTGGCCGACTACGGTCCGCTTGCCTTGGATCAAGGAATGGACCTGTCGCTTATCTCCGACTGTGACAAGCCGATCATCGTTCTCGGATCAAAGGAGGCGATCCGAAGCGCGATAGCAAATCTCGTTGGCAATGCGCTCGTCCATGCTTACGGCGCCAGAACCATTGTGGCGCGATTGTATCGAGACGGGGCGGTGTCGATCTGCGATGACGGTCGTCCTGTCGCGCAGGATCAGGCGTCTGGACGCTCTATGGTGGTCAAAAGCGCAGCGCTTGAGCATTCGGGCACCGGTTTGGGACTCCCGATCGTGAGGGAGATCATGGCCGCGCACCAAGGTCGCCTGAGTATGACCACCACGCCGGGCGGTGGAACGACGGCCCATCTGGTCTTCGACACCAACCTTGAGGAAACGCCTTAG
- a CDS encoding branched-chain amino acid ABC transporter permease — MLWLQVLVNGLALGGLYACIAAGFSLVWGVLNIINILHGSLIVLGGYLAFFAHQYLGLNPFLFAPFAGALMFVLGFAIQRAMINPVMMQPVLMTLVLTFGLNLFLDNLMLAGFKADYRKINLQPPLGVLEFGDIILSVDRVYAAAVGLALVGALWLLLRFTQLGRAIVAVRMDREAAALMGIDIRFTYAVAFGLGTMMAGSAGALLAAIFPISPVSSGGYLGKAFVICVLGGLGSIPGVVLGGFALGVIEAFGALALGPENAITISFLLLIALLIVRPTGLLGRRGFN; from the coding sequence ATGCTCTGGTTGCAGGTGCTGGTGAACGGGCTGGCGCTGGGCGGGCTTTATGCCTGCATCGCGGCGGGATTCTCGCTGGTATGGGGTGTGTTGAACATCATCAACATCCTGCATGGATCGTTGATTGTGCTGGGTGGCTATCTGGCGTTCTTCGCCCATCAGTATCTCGGCTTGAATCCGTTCCTGTTCGCGCCGTTCGCGGGCGCTTTGATGTTCGTGCTCGGCTTTGCAATCCAGCGAGCGATGATCAACCCGGTCATGATGCAGCCGGTGCTGATGACGCTGGTGCTGACCTTCGGCCTCAACCTCTTTCTCGACAACCTGATGCTGGCAGGCTTCAAGGCGGACTATCGTAAGATCAACCTGCAGCCGCCGCTGGGGGTTCTGGAATTCGGCGATATCATCCTGTCGGTCGATCGCGTCTATGCGGCGGCGGTCGGCCTCGCGCTGGTCGGAGCTCTGTGGCTGCTGCTGCGATTCACTCAGTTGGGGCGGGCCATCGTTGCGGTGCGGATGGATCGCGAGGCGGCCGCGCTGATGGGAATTGATATCAGGTTCACCTATGCGGTCGCGTTCGGGCTCGGCACCATGATGGCCGGGTCGGCGGGCGCGCTGCTCGCGGCGATATTCCCCATCTCGCCGGTGTCGTCGGGCGGATATCTTGGCAAAGCCTTCGTCATCTGCGTGCTCGGCGGACTTGGCAGCATTCCCGGTGTCGTGCTCGGCGGCTTCGCGCTCGGCGTGATCGAGGCCTTCGGCGCGCTGGCGCTGGGGCCGGAGAACGCGATCACGATCTCATTTCTTCTGCTAATTGCTCTCTTGATCGTACGACCGACCGGGCTCCTGGGGCGAAGGGGCTTCAACTGA
- a CDS encoding polyphosphate kinase 2 family protein encodes MGDKKRAEKGENPKNVDLSAFVRPFTVSDPRNFRLKQFATAEKGGLDKHAARQLLDVNRARLDELQQRLYAENRWSLLLIFQGMDAAGKDSAVEHVMRGINPQGCEVHSFKVPTTKELDHDFLWRSTIALPERGRIGIFNRSYYEELTVVRVHPEVLAKQRLPAKLVSKNIWRERFEDITAFERYLSRNGTMILKFFLHVSKEEQRKRFLDRLEEPAKWWKFSMGDIAERALWDKYQAAYQDAIRNTATAFAPWHVVPADHKWFARVVISATIVEALEKLDPKFPKVDKSQSPEYETVRKALLADAPKAARAASKVSGKTSGNGGRKG; translated from the coding sequence ATGGGTGACAAGAAGAGGGCGGAGAAGGGTGAGAACCCGAAGAACGTGGATCTGTCGGCGTTCGTACGTCCCTTCACGGTCAGCGATCCGCGCAACTTCCGCCTGAAGCAGTTCGCCACCGCCGAGAAGGGTGGGCTCGACAAGCACGCCGCCAGACAGCTCCTCGATGTCAACCGCGCGCGCTTGGACGAACTGCAACAGCGGCTCTATGCGGAGAACCGCTGGTCGCTGCTGTTGATCTTCCAGGGCATGGATGCGGCGGGCAAGGACAGCGCGGTCGAGCATGTGATGCGCGGCATCAATCCGCAAGGCTGCGAGGTGCATTCGTTCAAGGTGCCGACCACCAAGGAGCTCGATCACGATTTCCTCTGGCGCAGCACGATTGCGCTGCCCGAGCGCGGCCGCATCGGCATCTTCAACCGCTCCTATTACGAGGAGCTGACGGTGGTGCGGGTGCACCCGGAGGTATTGGCGAAGCAGCGGCTGCCGGCGAAGCTCGTCAGCAAGAACATCTGGCGCGAGCGCTTCGAGGATATCACCGCGTTCGAGCGCTACCTGTCGCGCAACGGCACGATGATCCTGAAGTTCTTCCTGCACGTCTCCAAGGAGGAACAGCGCAAGCGTTTCCTCGATCGGCTGGAGGAGCCGGCGAAGTGGTGGAAGTTTTCGATGGGCGACATCGCCGAGCGAGCGCTGTGGGACAAGTACCAGGCGGCCTACCAGGATGCGATCCGCAACACCGCGACCGCGTTCGCGCCGTGGCATGTGGTGCCGGCCGACCACAAATGGTTCGCGCGCGTGGTGATCTCCGCCACCATCGTCGAGGCGCTGGAAAAGCTCGATCCCAAATTCCCGAAGGTCGATAAGAGCCAGTCGCCGGAATACGAGACAGTGCGCAAGGCTCTGCTGGCCGATGCGCCGAAAGCCGCGAGGGCGGCGAGCAAGGTATCTGGCAAGACATCCGGCAATGGCGGCAGGAAAGGCTGA
- a CDS encoding branched-chain amino acid ABC transporter permease, whose product MIRWIWISIALVAAVAGLLSFGDNYLLRLATTVAMYVTLAVAWNIVGGFTGYPSFATAAFFGLGAYASGIMLVNGVPLGVAWIGAGVVSTVFAAALGLAVLHLRGHYFAIGSLVVADVLREVTNTWVSFTGGGMGLNVPLVGGAAAAQARFFLISMAILAVAATLTAIGLSRSRLGVALQCIEQNEDAAQVIGVDTRRAKVVAFAISSLFIGIAGAIYASWTTYIDPSDVYDVSLSVKPIIMALLGGVGSLAGPVIGAFVFLGLEELIWRNSLEFHAGILGLLVVALVLFLPGGLRDLKGRSVLTWVRDKMKGRTL is encoded by the coding sequence ATGATACGTTGGATCTGGATCTCGATCGCATTGGTGGCTGCTGTCGCAGGGCTGCTGTCGTTCGGCGACAACTATCTGCTTCGCCTCGCTACCACGGTTGCGATGTATGTCACGCTCGCGGTGGCATGGAATATCGTCGGCGGGTTCACCGGCTATCCCTCGTTCGCGACCGCGGCCTTTTTCGGACTTGGCGCTTATGCGAGCGGCATCATGCTCGTCAATGGCGTGCCGCTGGGTGTCGCGTGGATAGGGGCAGGTGTGGTGAGCACGGTGTTCGCGGCGGCGCTCGGCCTCGCTGTTTTGCACTTGCGCGGGCACTACTTCGCCATTGGCAGCCTGGTCGTGGCGGATGTGCTGCGTGAGGTGACCAACACATGGGTCTCGTTCACCGGTGGCGGCATGGGGCTCAACGTACCGTTGGTAGGCGGCGCCGCCGCCGCGCAGGCGCGGTTCTTTCTGATATCGATGGCTATCCTTGCGGTCGCCGCCACGTTGACCGCGATCGGGCTGTCGCGTTCGCGTCTTGGCGTTGCCCTGCAATGTATCGAACAAAATGAGGACGCGGCGCAGGTGATTGGCGTCGATACGCGCCGCGCCAAGGTCGTGGCGTTCGCAATCTCTAGCCTGTTCATCGGCATCGCCGGTGCGATCTATGCATCGTGGACCACCTACATCGACCCGAGCGATGTCTACGACGTATCGCTATCGGTGAAGCCGATCATCATGGCGCTGCTCGGCGGCGTCGGCTCGCTGGCCGGACCGGTGATCGGCGCCTTTGTGTTCCTCGGGCTGGAAGAACTCATCTGGCGCAACAGTCTTGAATTCCACGCTGGCATCCTGGGCTTGCTCGTCGTCGCGCTGGTGTTGTTCCTGCCTGGCGGTCTGCGGGATTTGAAAGGGCGCAGTGTGCTGACGTGGGTGCGCGACAAGATGAAGGGGAGGACGTTGTGA
- a CDS encoding DUF3313 domain-containing protein, with protein MSSYDNMIPSNGMLAQSMIHVSKDEVLAAKTVRIVPTVFSQAASPKLSPKQRAVVANAVDRSLCTGVSERLQVVGPDQPAELTVRVVITHAAPTDEVAAALSKVASIAPKLAGVEGPMPIPRLPIGLGSLTLEAEAQDQTGRQQAAMIWARGANAFTNSPTISAASDAYDLAASFSGDFSQLLVTGTTPFGQPPRIPSLELIRAAIGGKPKYAACEMFGRSPGVVGFIAGRLGVPPEWSDRGAPANGQ; from the coding sequence TTGTCGAGCTATGACAACATGATCCCCTCGAACGGCATGCTGGCGCAATCGATGATCCATGTCAGCAAGGACGAGGTGCTCGCCGCAAAGACCGTGCGCATCGTGCCGACCGTGTTTTCACAAGCTGCGTCACCGAAGCTGTCCCCGAAGCAGCGCGCAGTCGTCGCGAATGCAGTCGATCGCTCGCTCTGTACCGGTGTGAGCGAGCGGCTTCAGGTGGTTGGCCCCGATCAGCCGGCGGAGCTCACGGTGCGCGTCGTCATCACCCATGCGGCGCCGACCGACGAAGTCGCTGCGGCTCTGTCGAAAGTGGCATCGATCGCACCGAAGTTGGCGGGCGTGGAAGGACCGATGCCGATACCGAGGCTGCCGATCGGACTCGGCAGCCTGACGCTCGAAGCCGAAGCGCAGGATCAGACCGGCCGGCAGCAGGCGGCGATGATCTGGGCGCGCGGCGCCAACGCCTTCACCAATTCACCCACCATCTCGGCTGCCAGCGACGCATATGATCTTGCGGCGTCGTTCAGCGGAGACTTCAGTCAGCTTCTCGTCACCGGCACCACGCCGTTCGGACAACCCCCGCGTATACCCTCGCTCGAGCTCATCCGAGCGGCCATCGGCGGCAAGCCCAAATATGCCGCCTGTGAGATGTTTGGCCGGAGCCCCGGTGTGGTCGGATTCATCGCTGGGCGCCTCGGCGTGCCGCCGGAGTGGTCTGACCGGGGCGCGCCAGCGAATGGCCAGTAG
- a CDS encoding amino acid ABC transporter substrate-binding protein, with amino-acid sequence MMSTFRALVGITFTAASFFVSPAHAQDVLRIGAPLPITGALAPEGAKLKQGYELWQEKVNAGGGVKAGDKTLKVELVYYDYQSTTPRAVQLAEKLVNDDKVDFLFSPFGSGAAKAVSAVAEKYGVPLLASSASSAEVFDQGYKNLFGLYTDNSTLSEPIADLVKVKIPTLKRVAILARNDLYPLSLGNEFEKSAKKRGFEVVYYEKYPIGTLDHSSALTQLRAAKPDWVIVTGYINDLILVRKQAAELKVGGQVYTLINGPAYQEWIDAVGPLAENVTTASWFHPVLNYKSEDVFGSTKDFVAQFKAKYGAEPDFTQASGSAVGVILQLAVERAGSKDRNAVREQLAKGGFKTFFAPVSFGPTGIANSYIPPVFQIQQGKVQVVFPPDVATSEFRTK; translated from the coding sequence ATGATGAGTACGTTTCGTGCGCTGGTCGGAATAACATTTACAGCGGCATCGTTCTTCGTTTCGCCGGCACATGCGCAGGATGTCTTGCGCATCGGTGCGCCGTTGCCGATCACCGGTGCATTGGCGCCCGAGGGCGCCAAGCTGAAGCAGGGTTACGAGCTCTGGCAGGAGAAAGTCAACGCCGGCGGCGGCGTTAAGGCCGGCGACAAGACGCTGAAGGTTGAGCTCGTTTATTACGATTATCAGTCGACAACGCCGAGGGCGGTTCAGCTTGCCGAAAAGCTGGTCAATGACGACAAGGTGGATTTCCTGTTTTCGCCGTTCGGTTCGGGCGCGGCCAAGGCGGTGAGCGCGGTCGCCGAGAAATACGGTGTTCCGCTGCTGGCATCGAGCGCGTCGTCGGCCGAGGTGTTCGACCAGGGTTACAAGAACCTGTTCGGCCTCTACACCGACAACAGCACGCTGAGCGAGCCGATCGCTGATCTGGTCAAGGTGAAGATTCCGACCTTGAAGCGCGTCGCGATTCTGGCGCGGAACGATCTTTATCCGCTATCGCTTGGCAACGAGTTCGAGAAAAGCGCAAAGAAGCGCGGCTTCGAAGTTGTCTACTATGAGAAATATCCGATCGGCACGCTCGATCATTCGTCGGCACTGACCCAGCTGCGCGCGGCGAAACCCGATTGGGTGATTGTCACCGGCTACATCAACGACCTCATCCTGGTGCGGAAACAGGCGGCGGAACTGAAGGTTGGCGGTCAAGTCTATACGTTGATCAACGGCCCCGCCTATCAAGAATGGATCGACGCCGTTGGCCCGCTCGCGGAGAACGTCACGACGGCCAGCTGGTTTCATCCGGTCCTGAACTACAAGAGTGAGGACGTGTTCGGGTCGACCAAGGATTTCGTTGCGCAATTCAAGGCAAAGTACGGTGCCGAGCCGGATTTCACGCAAGCGTCGGGCTCCGCAGTCGGCGTGATCCTGCAGCTGGCCGTGGAACGCGCCGGATCGAAAGATCGGAACGCCGTCCGCGAGCAACTGGCAAAGGGCGGCTTCAAGACCTTCTTCGCGCCGGTTTCGTTCGGACCGACCGGGATTGCGAACTCGTACATTCCTCCGGTGTTCCAGATTCAGCAAGGGAAGGTGCAGGTGGTGTTTCCTCCTGACGTCGCGACGAGCGAATTTCGAACCAAGTAG
- a CDS encoding response regulator transcription factor → MRSLVIEDEYEVASYIAKLLDEWNGLVDIVSSIEDANEACHNFRYDLAIVDRGLPDGDALQWLKAFDAHSERPAIIMLTARDAGGDIVDGLNAGADDYLTKPFEPQELLARVRSVLRRPRSVALPSVRLGNIELDVGTNRVLIAGREILLRRREALLLEALLIRQDRVVTRDTLVAAIYGMNEEIESNSLEAQLSRLRRKLSEHRADVEIRSMRGIGYILRRVGHH, encoded by the coding sequence ATGCGCTCCCTTGTCATAGAAGATGAGTACGAGGTCGCATCGTACATCGCCAAATTGCTGGACGAATGGAATGGCCTCGTTGACATCGTCAGCAGCATCGAAGACGCAAACGAGGCATGTCATAACTTCAGGTATGACTTGGCGATCGTCGATCGTGGATTGCCGGACGGCGACGCGCTTCAATGGCTCAAGGCATTCGACGCTCACTCCGAGCGACCCGCAATCATCATGCTCACTGCACGGGATGCAGGAGGCGACATCGTCGATGGCCTCAACGCGGGCGCGGACGACTATCTGACCAAGCCATTCGAACCGCAGGAATTGCTGGCGCGGGTTCGGTCGGTCCTTCGCCGTCCGCGCTCGGTGGCGCTGCCTTCGGTCCGTCTTGGCAACATCGAACTCGACGTCGGCACCAACAGGGTCCTGATCGCCGGACGCGAGATCCTTTTGCGACGCAGGGAGGCTCTGCTTCTGGAAGCGCTCCTGATCAGGCAAGACAGAGTCGTCACGCGCGATACGTTGGTCGCGGCCATCTATGGAATGAACGAAGAGATCGAATCGAACAGTCTCGAGGCGCAACTTTCTCGCCTTCGCCGAAAACTATCCGAGCACCGAGCGGATGTAGAAATACGCAGCATGCGCGGCATAGGCTACATCTTGAGACGGGTTGGGCACCATTGA
- a CDS encoding ABC transporter substrate-binding protein gives MKVLKTWFGVWAGALALSAMFAGAASAQAIEKKDLTLGVGGKGLLYYLQLTLTERLGYFKDQGLNVTITDFGGGAKALQSLIGGSADVVTGAYEHTIRMQVKGQPITAVLELGRFPGIVLAVRKDKAAQVKSFKDLKGMKIGVTAPGSSTNFFVNALIAKDGLKPEDVSIIGVGTGLSAVAAMKKGDIDAISNLDPVITKLQQDGDVVVLADSRTEEDNKKLFGGNNPAAVVYFKQDFIDKNPNTVQAVVNAFYKTQKWLAAATPEDVAKTVPEEYYLGDRALYIAAVKASKPMYSVTGIIPPEGMKNALDMLVRFDAEMKDAKVDLSKTFNDSFAKKAAAQM, from the coding sequence ATGAAGGTGTTGAAGACTTGGTTCGGCGTGTGGGCCGGCGCTCTGGCGCTGTCAGCGATGTTTGCCGGCGCGGCTTCGGCGCAGGCGATCGAGAAGAAGGATCTCACCCTCGGTGTCGGCGGCAAGGGGCTGCTGTATTACCTGCAGCTGACGTTGACCGAGCGGCTCGGCTATTTCAAGGACCAGGGCCTCAACGTCACCATCACCGACTTTGGCGGCGGCGCCAAGGCGCTGCAATCGCTGATCGGCGGCTCAGCCGATGTCGTTACCGGCGCCTACGAGCATACGATCCGCATGCAGGTGAAGGGTCAGCCGATTACAGCGGTGCTTGAGCTCGGCCGCTTCCCCGGCATCGTGCTCGCGGTGCGCAAAGACAAGGCCGCGCAGGTGAAATCGTTCAAGGACCTGAAGGGCATGAAGATCGGCGTCACGGCTCCAGGCTCCTCGACCAACTTCTTCGTCAACGCGCTGATCGCCAAGGACGGGCTGAAGCCGGAGGATGTGTCGATCATCGGCGTCGGCACGGGCTTGAGCGCCGTCGCCGCCATGAAGAAGGGCGACATCGACGCGATCTCCAACCTCGATCCGGTGATCACCAAGCTGCAACAGGACGGCGACGTGGTGGTGCTGGCGGATTCGCGCACCGAAGAGGACAACAAAAAGCTGTTCGGCGGCAACAACCCGGCAGCGGTGGTCTATTTCAAGCAGGACTTCATCGACAAGAACCCGAACACCGTGCAGGCGGTGGTCAACGCATTCTACAAGACGCAGAAGTGGCTCGCCGCGGCGACGCCGGAGGATGTCGCCAAAACCGTGCCGGAGGAATACTACCTCGGCGACCGGGCGCTTTACATCGCCGCGGTGAAGGCGTCGAAACCGATGTATTCGGTCACCGGCATCATCCCGCCGGAGGGCATGAAGAACGCGCTCGATATGCTGGTGCGGTTCGATGCGGAGATGAAGGACGCCAAGGTCGATCTGTCGAAGACATTCAACGACAGCTTCGCTAAGAAGGCCGCCGCGCAGATGTGA
- a CDS encoding NUDIX hydrolase, producing MFTVHHVAALDLAFKPMDWPFATERAAEIAQHFARLKQVKPAIWNGRILQCRNRRIEDRVYRADYFETDFAAFMAWRDWNAAANGVSHCFGGGALRSADGAFVLGTMADHTANAGRVYFPAGTPEPGDIVAGRVDLAASVAREITEETGLEVTDYVVEDGWAVVEGPRFSACYQPLRAHLPAAALVEKINAFLRRETQPELSEIIAVRNLDDLPASAPEFVRAFLADAFARREGA from the coding sequence ATGTTCACGGTTCACCACGTCGCCGCGCTCGATCTTGCCTTCAAGCCGATGGACTGGCCGTTCGCGACCGAGCGGGCGGCCGAGATCGCGCAGCATTTCGCCAGGCTGAAGCAGGTGAAGCCGGCGATCTGGAATGGGCGCATCCTGCAATGCCGTAATCGCCGGATCGAGGATCGCGTCTACCGGGCTGATTATTTCGAGACTGACTTCGCAGCGTTCATGGCCTGGCGCGACTGGAATGCGGCCGCCAACGGTGTGTCGCACTGCTTCGGCGGCGGCGCGTTGCGGAGCGCGGATGGCGCGTTCGTGCTCGGGACGATGGCAGACCACACCGCCAACGCAGGCCGCGTCTACTTTCCGGCGGGCACACCCGAACCCGGCGATATCGTCGCGGGTCGCGTCGATCTCGCCGCCAGCGTCGCGCGCGAGATCACCGAAGAAACCGGGCTCGAGGTGACCGACTATGTCGTCGAGGACGGCTGGGCCGTCGTCGAGGGGCCGCGCTTCAGCGCCTGCTATCAGCCGCTGCGCGCGCATCTGCCCGCGGCCGCGCTGGTCGAGAAGATCAACGCTTTCCTGCGCCGCGAGACACAGCCGGAGCTGAGCGAGATCATAGCCGTCCGCAACCTCGACGACTTGCCCGCGTCCGCGCCCGAATTCGTCCGCGCCTTTCTCGCCGATGCGTTCGCCCGGCGCGAAGGCGCTTGA
- a CDS encoding 2-isopropylmalate synthase, with protein sequence MTASTPSNQDRVYIFDTTLRDGEQCPGATMTFEEKLKVAETLDTMGVDIIEAGYPFASDGDFEAVREIAKRSKNAVICGLSRAAHKDIDRCADAIKPAARGRIHTFLSTSPVHMKYKLQMDPEQVFEMVISSVTRARNHTDDVEWSSEDGTRTEFEFLCRCVEAAINAGATTINIPDTVGYAVPEEYYDLIKRVRETVPNADKARFSVHCHNDLGMAVANSLAGVRAGARQIECTLNGIGERAGNAALEEVVMAMRVRNDKLPYWNNIESTMLTHASKLVSAATSFPVQYNKAIVGRNAFAHESGIHQDGMIKNAQTYEIMLPETVGVKATSLVMGKHSGRAGLIHKLEELGYKLSRNQIDDVFVRFKTLADRKKDIYDEDIEALVDEELAQAQNVLKLVSLTVIAGTHGPQRATMKLDIDGHVRLEEAEGNGPVDAVFKCIKSLVPHDATLELYQVHAVTEGTDAQAEVSVRLSHNGRSMTARGSDPDTLVASAKAYLGALNKLVTKHERDKVKASAAE encoded by the coding sequence ATGACCGCCTCCACCCCGTCGAACCAGGACCGCGTCTATATCTTCGACACCACCCTGCGCGACGGCGAGCAGTGCCCCGGCGCGACCATGACCTTCGAGGAGAAACTGAAGGTTGCCGAAACGCTCGACACCATGGGTGTCGATATCATCGAGGCGGGCTACCCGTTCGCCTCAGACGGCGATTTCGAAGCGGTGCGCGAGATCGCCAAGCGGAGCAAGAACGCGGTGATCTGCGGTCTCTCCCGCGCCGCCCACAAGGATATCGACCGCTGCGCCGATGCGATCAAGCCGGCCGCGCGCGGCCGCATCCACACCTTCCTGTCCACCTCGCCAGTGCACATGAAGTACAAGCTGCAGATGGACCCGGAGCAGGTGTTCGAGATGGTGATCTCGTCGGTGACCCGCGCGCGTAACCACACCGACGACGTCGAGTGGTCGTCGGAGGACGGCACCCGCACCGAATTCGAGTTCCTGTGCCGCTGCGTCGAGGCCGCGATCAACGCCGGCGCGACCACGATCAACATCCCCGACACGGTCGGCTATGCGGTGCCGGAGGAGTATTACGACCTGATTAAGCGCGTGCGCGAGACCGTTCCCAACGCCGACAAGGCGCGCTTCTCCGTGCATTGCCACAACGATCTCGGCATGGCGGTGGCGAATTCGCTCGCCGGTGTGCGCGCCGGTGCGCGGCAGATCGAATGCACGCTGAACGGCATCGGCGAGCGCGCCGGCAACGCCGCGCTCGAGGAGGTGGTGATGGCGATGCGCGTGCGCAACGACAAGCTGCCGTACTGGAACAACATCGAGAGCACGATGCTGACCCATGCCTCCAAGCTGGTGTCGGCGGCGACCTCGTTCCCGGTGCAGTACAACAAGGCGATCGTCGGGCGGAACGCGTTCGCGCACGAGAGCGGCATCCATCAGGACGGCATGATCAAGAACGCGCAGACCTACGAGATCATGCTGCCGGAGACGGTCGGCGTGAAGGCGACCTCGCTGGTGATGGGCAAGCACTCCGGCCGCGCGGGCCTGATCCACAAGCTGGAGGAACTCGGCTACAAGCTGTCGCGCAACCAGATCGACGACGTGTTCGTCCGCTTCAAGACGCTGGCCGACCGCAAGAAGGACATCTACGACGAGGACATCGAGGCGCTGGTGGACGAGGAGCTGGCGCAGGCGCAGAACGTGCTGAAGCTCGTGTCGCTGACGGTGATCGCAGGCACGCACGGGCCACAGCGCGCCACCATGAAGCTCGACATCGACGGCCACGTCCGCCTCGAGGAGGCGGAGGGCAACGGCCCCGTGGACGCGGTGTTCAAGTGCATCAAGTCGCTGGTTCCGCACGACGCGACGCTGGAGCTCTATCAGGTGCATGCGGTGACCGAGGGCACGGATGCGCAGGCGGAGGTGTCGGTGCGGCTGTCGCACAACGGCCGCTCGATGACCGCGCGCGGCTCCGACCCAGACACCCTGGTCGCCTCCGCCAAGGCCTATCTCGGCGCGCTGAACAAGCTCGTCACCAAGCACGAGCGCGACAAGGTGAAGGCGAGCGCCGCCGAGTAA